In a single window of the Pantoea alfalfae genome:
- a CDS encoding type II toxin-antitoxin system Phd/YefM family antitoxin yields MRSYTTTQARKYLAEIMDIVMAREPVIITRRGGSAAVLISREEFDVWQEIKQGANFSVDTEKRNQKLLMKT; encoded by the coding sequence ATGCGAAGTTACACGACAACACAGGCCCGAAAATATCTTGCTGAAATCATGGATATCGTGATGGCGCGTGAGCCTGTGATTATCACCCGCCGGGGCGGCTCTGCTGCTGTGCTTATCAGTCGCGAAGAGTTTGATGTCTGGCAGGAAATAAAACAGGGTGCCAATTTTTCAGTCGATACGGAAAAGCGTAATCAGAAGCTTTTAATGAAGACTTAG